DNA from Paenibacillus sp. JQZ6Y-1:
GTTCCCTGTTCGATGCGACTCAAACTCGCGTTCTGACAGTTGGCGACAAACAGCTGGTTAAAACGGTAGCTTGGTACGACAACGAAATGTCTTACACAGCTCAACTGGTTCGTACGCTTGAGTTCTTCGCGAACAAAGGCTAATACCAGCCATACGCTGAAATAAATATTAATTCCATAAAGCGGAAACAGATCTTATTTGTTTCCGCTTTTTCTAAGTTACGTGCTGTACATAGTGCAGCCGGTTCCGATTTGGTAAAGCTTAAAATTACGGGCATGGAGGTAAGACAATGAACAAAAAAAGTGTGCGTGATGTAGAAGTAGCTGGCAAAGTAGTATTCGTACGTGTAGATTTCAACGTACCTATGGAAGATGGCAAAATCACGGATGACAAACGTATCCGCGAAACGCTGCCAACCATTAACTACCTGATCGAAAAAGGCGCAAAAGTCCTGCTGGCGAGCCACTTGGGTCGTCCAAAAGGTGAAGTAGTGGAGTCCATGAGACTGACTGCTCCAGCTGAGCGTCTGTCCGAACTGCTGGGCAAACCGGTAGCAAAAGCAGATGAGTCGACTGGTGATGCAGTCAAAGCTCAAATCGCTGAACTGAAAGACGGCGACGTTCTGGTATTGGAAAACGTTCGTTTCCATGCAGGCGAAGAGAAAAACGATCCAGAACTGGCAAAAGCATTCGCTGAGCTGGCTGACCTGTTCGTAAACGACGCATTTGGCGCGGCTCACCGTGCACATGCGTCCACAGAAGGTATCGCGCATCACCTGCCAGCAGTAGCTGGTCTGCTGATGGAGAAAGAACTGGATGTACTGGGTAAAGCCCTGAACAATCCAGAGCGTCCTTTCACAGCAATCGTTGGTGGTTCCAAAGTAAAAGACAAAATCGATGTGATCGACAACCTGCTGAATCTGGCAGACAACGTAATCATCGGTGGCGGTCTGTCCTATACATTCATGAAAGCTCAAGGTCACGAAGTAGGTCAATCCCTGCTGGACGAGAGCAAACTGGATGTAGCACTGGGCTTTATTGAAAAAGCAAAACAACTGGGCAAAAACTTCTACCTGCCAGTAGATATCGTAATCTCCGACGACTTTAGTGCAGATGCAAACACAAAAATCGTTGAAGTTGGCGACATCCCAGCTGATTGGGAAGGCATCGACATCGGTCCCAAAACACGTGAGATCTATGCTGACGTGATCAAAAACTCCAAACTGGTTGTTTGGAACGGACCAATGGGCGTATTCGAAATCGAGCCATTCTCCCACGGTACTCGTGCAGTAGCAGAAGCTTGCGCAACAACAGATGCTTACACTGTTATCGGTGGCGGTGACTCCGCAGCAGCAGCTGAGAAGTTCCACCTGGCTGATAAAATGGACCATATCTCCACAGGCGGCGGTGCTTCCCTGGAGTTCATGGAAGGTAAAGCACTTCCTGGCGTTGTGGCACTTAACGATAAATAAGTTTACAATATAGGCAGTATGGAATAGAAGGAGTGATACAGCAGTGAGAACACCAATCATTGCCGGCAACT
Protein-coding regions in this window:
- a CDS encoding phosphoglycerate kinase, coding for MNKKSVRDVEVAGKVVFVRVDFNVPMEDGKITDDKRIRETLPTINYLIEKGAKVLLASHLGRPKGEVVESMRLTAPAERLSELLGKPVAKADESTGDAVKAQIAELKDGDVLVLENVRFHAGEEKNDPELAKAFAELADLFVNDAFGAAHRAHASTEGIAHHLPAVAGLLMEKELDVLGKALNNPERPFTAIVGGSKVKDKIDVIDNLLNLADNVIIGGGLSYTFMKAQGHEVGQSLLDESKLDVALGFIEKAKQLGKNFYLPVDIVISDDFSADANTKIVEVGDIPADWEGIDIGPKTREIYADVIKNSKLVVWNGPMGVFEIEPFSHGTRAVAEACATTDAYTVIGGGDSAAAAEKFHLADKMDHISTGGGASLEFMEGKALPGVVALNDK